One Nicotiana tomentosiformis chromosome 4, ASM39032v3, whole genome shotgun sequence genomic window carries:
- the LOC104102697 gene encoding uncharacterized protein, producing MGACLSSSSVIDSKDQKPSSAYVISTNGELRQYTVPINVSQVLQSEIPSEASFICNSDRLYFDDFIPRLDSEYQLQPGQIYFVLPTSKLQYRLSASEMAALAVKASAALEDLNKNNRRHSKKFIRKNKKSNSRISPMLLQVEDECRDNYTQSQSNYRAPSMGLGVSMRSASVRKLQRISSRRAKMAVRSFRKLMTIQEGSVLLFT from the coding sequence ATGGGTGCTTGTTTGTCTTCCTCTTCCGTCATCGATTCAAAAGATCAGAAGCCCTCCTCCGCCTACGTGATCTCAACCAACGGTGAGCTCCGTCAATATACAGTTCCAATCAACGTCTCTCAAGTTCTTCAATCTGAGATACCTTCTGAGGCTTCCTTCATCTGCAATTCCGACCGTCTTTACTTTGACGATTTCATACCTCGTTTGGATTCAGAATACCAGCTTCAGCCCGGTCAGATCTATTTCGTGCTCCCTACTTCCAAGCTTCAGTATCGCCTGAGTGCGTCTGAAATGGCAGCTCTTGCCGTTAAAGCAAGCGCTGCACTCGAGGACCTCAATAAAAACAACCGTCGCCATTCTAAGAAGTTTATAAGGAAGAATAAGAAGAGCAATTCTCGGATTTCACCAATGCTTCTCCAAGTGGAAGATGAATGTCGAGATAATTATACTCAAAGTCAAAGCAATTATAGGGCTCCGTCCATGGGACTTGGGGTTTCCATGAGATCTGCTTCTGTCAGAAAATTGCAACGAATATCTTCGCGGCGGGCAAAGATGGCTGTGCGCTCCTTCAGGAAGCTTATGACCATTCAAGAAGGATCCGTTCTCTTGTTTACTTAA
- the LOC104102698 gene encoding uncharacterized protein isoform X1 encodes MLQLDCPSPAPCHSSPSYRTSAGGHKLPWDHVLNMSPRPSHHDVRAERPLVDHSSFCWDYKKEHSHTPLSNETPKFECSMELMKEIATLEIEIMRLERYLLSLYRAAFQQNLPALLETQKSHLRGKINSPTQRTTDQSYSSLEIDMSKCDTDQYDRISTTSALAGSSDQMQNAKKSSSRREKFADSVHRSLADHLSASRMDDILSYPDRLSEEIVRCISCIYCKFASPEILAQKGLSVSSSSSLSSSSTFSPRNFSGSWSPHHNEDITEQLEFEVCKDDRPYSTMIEILKICLDDDSFNYATTMLHKFRSLVKSLEKVDPRNMKREEKLTFWINIHNALVMHAYLAYGTQNSVRSPSILKAAYNVGGHCVNAYVIQSSIFGIRPHYSAPWLQTLFSPGKKLVAGNSRHTYGIEYPEPLVHFALCLGASSDPAIRVYTAKNVFQDLKAAKEEFIRGTVCINKDTRIYLPKIICYFAKDMSLSMDGLLETVMGSLPETQRKLVRSCMKSSPDKFIYWLPQSWTFRYLIQKQVIQGRLSI; translated from the exons ATGCTGCAGCTAGATTGTCCCTCTCCTGCTCCTTGCCATTCTTCTCCATCTTACCG TACTAGTGCTGGTGGCCATAAGCTGCCCTGGGATCATGTGCTCAATATGTCGCCCCGACCTTCCCACCAT GATGTCCGTGCGGAGAGACCACTAGTTGATCACTCTTCTTTTTGCTGGGATTATAAGAAGGAGCACTCTCATACTCCTCTTTCAAATGAAACTCCAAAATTCGAG TGTTCCATGGAATTGATGAAAGAGATTGCTACTCTCGAAATTGAAATAATGCGTTTGGAACGATATCTACTCTCACTTTACCGGGCTGCTTTTCAGCAGAATCTCCCAGCTTTATTGGAAACACAGAAAAGCCATTTACGGGGCAAGATAAACTCACCTACCCAGCGTACAACTGACCAATCATATTCCAGTTTGGAAATAGATATGTCAAAATGTGATACGGACCAATATGATCGAATCTCCACTACATCTGCTTTGGCTGGTTCAAGTGATCAGATGCAGAATGCTAAGAAGTCATCATCTAGAAGG GAAAAGTTTGCTGATTCTGTCCACCGTAGCCTTGCGGATCATCTTAGTGCCTCTCGCATGGATGACATTCTTAGTTATCCTGATAGGCTATCTGAAGAAATAGTCAGATGCATATCTTGTATATACTGCAAATTTGCCAGCCCTGAAATTCTAGCTCAAAAGGGGTTGTCAGTTTCTTCTAgttcatcattgtcatcatcaagCACATTTTCTCCTAGAAATTTTTCTGGCAGCTGGAGCCCACATCACAATGAGGATATTACTGAGCAATTGGAATTTGAAGTCTGTAAAGATGATAGGCCATATTCTACAATGATAGAAATTCTGAAGATATGTCTAGATGATGATAGTTTCAATTATGCCACAACAATGCTGCATAAGTTCAG GTCTTTGGTTAAGAGCCTTGAAAAGGTTGACCCAAGAAACATGAAGCGTGAAGAAAAGCTAACGTTTTGGATCAATATTCACAATGCCCTAGTGATGCAT GCTTATTTAGCCTATGGAACTCAAAATTCTGTGAGAAGTCCTTCAATCTTGAAG GCAGCTTATAATGTGGGTGGGCATTGCGTAAATGCTTATGTCATACAGAGCTCCATATTTGGGATACGACCACACTATTCTGCACCG TGGCTACAGACGCTGTTTTCTCCAGGGAAAAAGCTTGTGGCAGGAAATTCCAGACACACCTACGGCATTGAGTACCCTGAACCACTTGTTCATTTTGCACTCTGTTTGGGTGCATCTTCTGATCCTGCG ATCCGGGTTTACACAGCGAAGAATGTATTTCAGGATCTTAAGGCAGCGAAAGAGGAGTTTATACGAGGTACTGTTTGCATTAACAAGGACACAAGGATTTATCTTCCCAAAATCATATGCTATTTCGCAAAAGATATGTCTCTGAGCATGGATGGACTACTTGAAACTGTCATGGGATCTCTTCCGGAAACTCAAAGGAAACTAGTCAGATCCTGCATGAAGAGCAGTCCCGATAAGTTCATTTATTGGTTACCACAAAGTTGGACGTTTAGATATTTGATTCAGAAACAAGTAATCCAAGGAAGATTATCTATTTAA
- the LOC104102698 gene encoding uncharacterized protein isoform X3 codes for MLQLDCPSPAPCHSSPSYRTSAGGHKLPWDHVLNMSPRPSHHCSMELMKEIATLEIEIMRLERYLLSLYRAAFQQNLPALLETQKSHLRGKINSPTQRTTDQSYSSLEIDMSKCDTDQYDRISTTSALAGSSDQMQNAKKSSSRREKFADSVHRSLADHLSASRMDDILSYPDRLSEEIVRCISCIYCKFASPEILAQKGLSVSSSSSLSSSSTFSPRNFSGSWSPHHNEDITEQLEFEVCKDDRPYSTMIEILKICLDDDSFNYATTMLHKFRSLVKSLEKVDPRNMKREEKLTFWINIHNALVMHAYLAYGTQNSVRSPSILKAAYNVGGHCVNAYVIQSSIFGIRPHYSAPWLQTLFSPGKKLVAGNSRHTYGIEYPEPLVHFALCLGASSDPAIRVYTAKNVFQDLKAAKEEFIRGTVCINKDTRIYLPKIICYFAKDMSLSMDGLLETVMGSLPETQRKLVRSCMKSSPDKFIYWLPQSWTFRYLIQKQVIQGRLSI; via the exons ATGCTGCAGCTAGATTGTCCCTCTCCTGCTCCTTGCCATTCTTCTCCATCTTACCG TACTAGTGCTGGTGGCCATAAGCTGCCCTGGGATCATGTGCTCAATATGTCGCCCCGACCTTCCCACCAT TGTTCCATGGAATTGATGAAAGAGATTGCTACTCTCGAAATTGAAATAATGCGTTTGGAACGATATCTACTCTCACTTTACCGGGCTGCTTTTCAGCAGAATCTCCCAGCTTTATTGGAAACACAGAAAAGCCATTTACGGGGCAAGATAAACTCACCTACCCAGCGTACAACTGACCAATCATATTCCAGTTTGGAAATAGATATGTCAAAATGTGATACGGACCAATATGATCGAATCTCCACTACATCTGCTTTGGCTGGTTCAAGTGATCAGATGCAGAATGCTAAGAAGTCATCATCTAGAAGG GAAAAGTTTGCTGATTCTGTCCACCGTAGCCTTGCGGATCATCTTAGTGCCTCTCGCATGGATGACATTCTTAGTTATCCTGATAGGCTATCTGAAGAAATAGTCAGATGCATATCTTGTATATACTGCAAATTTGCCAGCCCTGAAATTCTAGCTCAAAAGGGGTTGTCAGTTTCTTCTAgttcatcattgtcatcatcaagCACATTTTCTCCTAGAAATTTTTCTGGCAGCTGGAGCCCACATCACAATGAGGATATTACTGAGCAATTGGAATTTGAAGTCTGTAAAGATGATAGGCCATATTCTACAATGATAGAAATTCTGAAGATATGTCTAGATGATGATAGTTTCAATTATGCCACAACAATGCTGCATAAGTTCAG GTCTTTGGTTAAGAGCCTTGAAAAGGTTGACCCAAGAAACATGAAGCGTGAAGAAAAGCTAACGTTTTGGATCAATATTCACAATGCCCTAGTGATGCAT GCTTATTTAGCCTATGGAACTCAAAATTCTGTGAGAAGTCCTTCAATCTTGAAG GCAGCTTATAATGTGGGTGGGCATTGCGTAAATGCTTATGTCATACAGAGCTCCATATTTGGGATACGACCACACTATTCTGCACCG TGGCTACAGACGCTGTTTTCTCCAGGGAAAAAGCTTGTGGCAGGAAATTCCAGACACACCTACGGCATTGAGTACCCTGAACCACTTGTTCATTTTGCACTCTGTTTGGGTGCATCTTCTGATCCTGCG ATCCGGGTTTACACAGCGAAGAATGTATTTCAGGATCTTAAGGCAGCGAAAGAGGAGTTTATACGAGGTACTGTTTGCATTAACAAGGACACAAGGATTTATCTTCCCAAAATCATATGCTATTTCGCAAAAGATATGTCTCTGAGCATGGATGGACTACTTGAAACTGTCATGGGATCTCTTCCGGAAACTCAAAGGAAACTAGTCAGATCCTGCATGAAGAGCAGTCCCGATAAGTTCATTTATTGGTTACCACAAAGTTGGACGTTTAGATATTTGATTCAGAAACAAGTAATCCAAGGAAGATTATCTATTTAA
- the LOC104102698 gene encoding uncharacterized protein isoform X2: MLQLDCPSPAPCHSSPSYRTSAGGHKLPWDHVLNMSPRPSHHDVRAERPLVDHSSFCWDYKKEHSHTPLSNETPKFECSMELMKEIATLEIEIMRLERYLLSLYRAAFQQNLPALLETQKSHLRGKINSPTQRTTDQSYSSLEIDMSKCDTDQYDRISTTSALAGSSDQMQNAKKSSSRREKFADSVHRSLADHLSASRMDDILSYPDRLSEEIVRCISCIYCKFASPEILAQKGLSVSSSSSLSSSSTFSPRNFSGSWSPHHNEDITEQLEFEVCKDDRPYSTMIEILKICLDDDSFNYATTMLHKFRSLVKSLEKVDPRNMKREEKLTFWINIHNALVMHAYLAYGTQNSVRSPSILKAAYNVGGHCVNAYVIQSSIFGIRPHYSAPTLFSPGKKLVAGNSRHTYGIEYPEPLVHFALCLGASSDPAIRVYTAKNVFQDLKAAKEEFIRGTVCINKDTRIYLPKIICYFAKDMSLSMDGLLETVMGSLPETQRKLVRSCMKSSPDKFIYWLPQSWTFRYLIQKQVIQGRLSI; encoded by the exons ATGCTGCAGCTAGATTGTCCCTCTCCTGCTCCTTGCCATTCTTCTCCATCTTACCG TACTAGTGCTGGTGGCCATAAGCTGCCCTGGGATCATGTGCTCAATATGTCGCCCCGACCTTCCCACCAT GATGTCCGTGCGGAGAGACCACTAGTTGATCACTCTTCTTTTTGCTGGGATTATAAGAAGGAGCACTCTCATACTCCTCTTTCAAATGAAACTCCAAAATTCGAG TGTTCCATGGAATTGATGAAAGAGATTGCTACTCTCGAAATTGAAATAATGCGTTTGGAACGATATCTACTCTCACTTTACCGGGCTGCTTTTCAGCAGAATCTCCCAGCTTTATTGGAAACACAGAAAAGCCATTTACGGGGCAAGATAAACTCACCTACCCAGCGTACAACTGACCAATCATATTCCAGTTTGGAAATAGATATGTCAAAATGTGATACGGACCAATATGATCGAATCTCCACTACATCTGCTTTGGCTGGTTCAAGTGATCAGATGCAGAATGCTAAGAAGTCATCATCTAGAAGG GAAAAGTTTGCTGATTCTGTCCACCGTAGCCTTGCGGATCATCTTAGTGCCTCTCGCATGGATGACATTCTTAGTTATCCTGATAGGCTATCTGAAGAAATAGTCAGATGCATATCTTGTATATACTGCAAATTTGCCAGCCCTGAAATTCTAGCTCAAAAGGGGTTGTCAGTTTCTTCTAgttcatcattgtcatcatcaagCACATTTTCTCCTAGAAATTTTTCTGGCAGCTGGAGCCCACATCACAATGAGGATATTACTGAGCAATTGGAATTTGAAGTCTGTAAAGATGATAGGCCATATTCTACAATGATAGAAATTCTGAAGATATGTCTAGATGATGATAGTTTCAATTATGCCACAACAATGCTGCATAAGTTCAG GTCTTTGGTTAAGAGCCTTGAAAAGGTTGACCCAAGAAACATGAAGCGTGAAGAAAAGCTAACGTTTTGGATCAATATTCACAATGCCCTAGTGATGCAT GCTTATTTAGCCTATGGAACTCAAAATTCTGTGAGAAGTCCTTCAATCTTGAAG GCAGCTTATAATGTGGGTGGGCATTGCGTAAATGCTTATGTCATACAGAGCTCCATATTTGGGATACGACCACACTATTCTGCACCG ACGCTGTTTTCTCCAGGGAAAAAGCTTGTGGCAGGAAATTCCAGACACACCTACGGCATTGAGTACCCTGAACCACTTGTTCATTTTGCACTCTGTTTGGGTGCATCTTCTGATCCTGCG ATCCGGGTTTACACAGCGAAGAATGTATTTCAGGATCTTAAGGCAGCGAAAGAGGAGTTTATACGAGGTACTGTTTGCATTAACAAGGACACAAGGATTTATCTTCCCAAAATCATATGCTATTTCGCAAAAGATATGTCTCTGAGCATGGATGGACTACTTGAAACTGTCATGGGATCTCTTCCGGAAACTCAAAGGAAACTAGTCAGATCCTGCATGAAGAGCAGTCCCGATAAGTTCATTTATTGGTTACCACAAAGTTGGACGTTTAGATATTTGATTCAGAAACAAGTAATCCAAGGAAGATTATCTATTTAA